One genomic segment of Gossypium arboreum isolate Shixiya-1 chromosome 3, ASM2569848v2, whole genome shotgun sequence includes these proteins:
- the LOC108457077 gene encoding phosphoethanolamine N-methyltransferase 1-like, translated as MAANGFVGDERKVQKNYWIEHSVDLTVEAMMLDSKAADIDKEERPEVLSLLPPYEGKTILELGAGIGRFTGDLAKKAGHVIALDFIENVIKKNETINGHYKNVKFLCADVTSPDLAFTEGSLDLIFSNWLLMYLSDKEVENLAERMLKWLKVGGHIFFRESCFHQSGDCKRKNNPTHYREPRFYTKVFKECQATDDSGNSFELSLVGCKCIGAYVKNKKNQNQICWIFQKVVSDNDKGFQRFLDSVQYKSNSILRYERVFGPGYVSTGGIETTKEFVGKLDLKPGQKVLDVGCGIGGGDIYMAEEFDVHVVGIDLSVNMISFALERATGLKCSVEFEVADCTKKVYPDNSFDVIYSRDTILHIHDKPALFRSFYKWLKPGGKLLISDYCKSSKTPSREFAEYIKQRGYDLHDVKSYGQMLEDAGFDVILAEDRTDQFLQVLRRELNQVEKEKDAFISDFSKEDYDEIVGGWKAKLIRSSSGEQRWGLFLAKKKKN; from the exons ATGGCGGCTAACG GATTTGTAGGAGATGAACGCAAAGTTCAAAAGAATTACTGGATTGAACACTCGGTTGATCTTACGGTGGAGGCTATGATGCTCGACTCCAAAGCCGCTGATATTGACAAAGAAGAACGTCCCGAA GTGCTCTCCTTACTCCCACCGTATGAAGGGAAAACCATTTTGGAACTAGGAGCTGGCATTGGTCGATTTACTGGTGACTTAGCTAAGAAGGCTGGTCATGTTATAGCATTAGACTTCATTGAGAATGTTATAAAGAAG AATGAAACCATCAATGGGCATTATAAGAACGTCAAATTCCTCTGTGCGGATGTCACTTCCCCTGATTTGGCTTTTACAGAAGGATCATTGGACTTGATTTTCTCAAACTGGCTGTTGATGTATCTCTCAGATAAAGAG GTTGAGAATTTGGCCGAAAGGATGCTCAAGTGGTTGAAGGTTGGTGGGCATATTTTCTTCAGGGAGTCTTGCTTTCATCAATCTGGTGATTGCAAGAGAAAGAACAACCCAACTCACTATCGCGAGCCCAGATTTTACACTAAG GTCTTTAAAGAATGCCAAGCAACTGATGATTCTGGAAATTCATTTGAACTTTCTCTTGTTGGCTGCAAGTGCATTGGAGCTTATGTTAAGAACAAAAAGAATCAGAATCAG ATTTGCTGGATCTTCCAAAAAGTTGTTTCAGATAATGATAAGGGATTCCAGCGCTTCTTGGATTCTGTTCAGTACAAATCTAATAGCATTCTCCGTTATGAGCGTGTCTTTGGACCAGGATATGTGAGCACAGGAGGAATTG AAACAACAAAAGAATTTGTGGGGAAGTTAGATCTTAAGCCTGGCCAAAAGGTCCTAGATGTTGGCTGTGGCATTGGTGGAGGTGACATTTATATGGCTGAGGAATTTGATGTTCATGTTGTGGGCATCGACCTCTCTGTAAACATGATATCCTTTGCTCTTGAACGAGCTACTGGACTGAAATGCTCAGTGGAATTTGAAGTTGCTGATTGCACCAAGAAGGTTTATCCGGACAACAGTTTTGATGTTATCTACAGCCGTGACACTATTCTACACATTCAT GACAAACCTGCACTGTTTAGATCTTTCTACAAATGGTTGAAGCCAGGAGGCAAACTCCTCATAAGTGATTACTGCAAAAGTTCCAAGACTCCATCCAGGGAGTTTGCTGAGTATATCAAGCAGAGAGGCTATGATCTTCATGATGTAAAATCATATGGACAG ATGCTTGAGGATGCTGGTTTTGATGTGATTCTTGCAGAGGATCGAACCGATCAG TTCTTACAAGTTCTGCGGCGTGAATTGAACCAAGTGGAGAAAGAGAAGGATGCATTCATCTCTGACTTCTCTAAG GAAGactatgatgaaatagttggtgGATGGAAGGCAAAGCTGATAAGAAGCTCATCAGGGGAGCAGAGATGGGGCCTTTTCCTtgccaagaagaagaagaattaa